Within Synechococcus sp. NB0720_010, the genomic segment ACCAGCTCGACTCGTCCTCTGAATTTCGATGTTCATAGCGGTGTGATGAAGCGCTCGAGCGCTGTCTCGAGCCGACGAGCCGCGGTCTATTTGCTCTATGGGGTCGCCGGGATTGTGCTGTTCCACGTGCTGGGGTCGGGCGCAGTTCTGGCGAGCAGCGGCGTGGCGATTGCGTTTGTACTGGGAGTGCTGGCGTCCTGCGATTGATGGGAGTGCTGTTTGGGACCGGAGTTTTTTGATCTGTTGTTTTGCATTTGAGGAGTGAGTCGATGACGGAACCGTGTTTTGTGGATGTAGATCGCTATGTGGCTGATCAGTTGCGGCGTGGTTGGCGGCTTGCGGTAGCAGGTCTGCGTCGTCGTCGCCGGCAGCGGAGGTGGCGGGGATGAGGGCAAGCCCGCAGTCGAGGAATCAAAAGAAAGCCCCCAGGCCGGCGAGCGGCTGGGGGCTTTTGTGTGGTTTGGGGCCAGAGATCAGAAGAGATTGGGGCGGAGCTGCAGTGGGCGACGCAGTCCTTCTCTGGAGGTGCGGTTGAGGACCTTGATGGCGTTGTTACGTTCGCTGAGCTGGCGGAAGGTGTTGGCGCGGTTGCCGAGGGGATGGCGAGCCTGTTGACGCTGACCATGGCCATGACCGCCATGGCCGTGGTGACCGTGATGGCCTTGATTCATCGAGCCTTGGATGACGCCACCGAGGACACCGCCGAGGACACCGCCCAGGAAGGCTTCTCCCGAGGAGGATTGCTGAACGACGGGTTGGGTGTAGGTGACGGGAATGACTTGAGAGGGAGCCGGAGCGACCGCCTGCAGACCAGGGACACAGGCCAGATCAAGGCTGGTCATGTCAACGGCGGATTTGAGGAGGAGCTCGCCGGATTGACGTGAGAAGCAGTCGTAATCGAGGGAAGCGGCTTGAGCGTTGCTGGTGATGGCCAGGAGGGAGGAGCCGGCAAGTGCAGCGGCGGTGATGCCAGTGAAGCCTTGACGGAAGAAGGAGAGGGAAGTCATGGGAGGAGCGTGTGAGGAGTGAGGAGAGGGGGATGTGTTCCCCGCTGATCACAAGCTCGCCCGGTTGGGAGGAGAAGTTGTTGAGGGACGCCACGGTCTGAGGTGACGTTGGTCTCAATTTGCGACGGCTAAAGAAATAGGGGGCTCAATCCCCCTTCTGGCGCTCAGTTGTATTCGCCGGGCATGTCGTTCTTATGGACCGTGACCCGATCGAACTTTTTGCCGGAGACCCGCAGCAGTTCATCCCCAGAGAACTCAAAGCCGAGCTTCAGGCCGATCTGCGCCACGTCATCGGCGGTGGCGGCGGCCAGGACCTGCTGCTTCAGGGCCTCATCGGCCTGAAGGCGAGCCAGGAAGGCCTTGAGTTGATCGAGCGACATGGCAGCGCCGTCGGGCGCAACAGTCTCCCAGAGGCTCAGAGCCAGTGATGCGGATAGTGCTCCGCACCGGGCTGCAGCCGGCTATAGGCCACGGCGATCAGCATCATCACCAGCGAACCGCTGAGCACGGGCATCCAGATGAATCCAGGCTGGGCCTTGAGCAGGACCCCCAGCAGCGCCACCGCCCCGGCCGGTGGATGCAGGCAACGCAGCACCTGCCCCAGGGCGATGGTCACGGCCACGGCCAGGCCCATCACCCAGGGGGCATCGCCGAAGGCCATGACGCAGGCGACGCTGACGATGGCGGCCACGGTGTTCCCTAGGACCACATTCCGCGGTTGCGCCAGGGGGCTGGACGGGTGGCCAAAGAGCAGAACGGTCGAGGCTCCGAAGGGTGCCACCACCAGGGGGTAGTGACTCCAGAGACTGATCAAGCCCAGGGCCGTAATGGCCAGCAGAGCACCCAGCCAAGCTCCGATCACCTGCCGCTGTTGGAAGCGCGGTTGGTACTCCCTGCCCCGTTGGCGCTCCGACTGGATCCTGTCCCAGACCATCGGTCTTTCAGCTCAGATAGGGATCCAAGAAGGACAGCGGGCGACTCATTGTTGCCGAGAAGCCCAGCATTCCTCGGTCCCGATGCTCATAGAGCAGGGAGTCGTCGCTCTCCAAGAGGAAGGTGGCTCCGCGTTGGGTGATGAAGTCATCACGGGGGACATAGGTCCGCCAATTCCCCAGCACCTCGGTCATGTTGCGCAGGCGCACGGTGGCGAGCTCAAAGGGCCGCTGGAATCCCTCGCCGCCCGCCAGGCGAAAGAGGGGACTCTCGAAGCGTTGCGGCGCTGATCGATCTCCGGTGTAGCCGCGCAGGACTTCGCTCAAGGTCCCTGGGGAGCCGATGCCGGCACACATCAACAGCAGACCCGGCCAAGGTCCGCCGGGCGTCTGCAGGCCGGAGTAGAGCTCGAGCGCGCGGTGCAACCTCGGTTCGCTCTCCACCCTGAGGTTGCCCCTGGGGAAGCCGGTGAACTGGCAGAACCGCTCGGCTCCGGCCTCGTCACCAATGCCGATCGCCAGGGTCTTGATTCCGGCCTGCTCCAGCCTGGGCAAAACGGGGGCAAGCGCCTGGGCGTATTCCAGCGAATCGAAATCCCCGAGCTGGCTCATCAGGATCACCAGCCGTCTGGACCCTGGCTCCATCCCTGGGATAGAGCGGAGGGCGTCCAGCAGAAGGTCGGGCGTCGTCATGGGTCTGAGGTCATCGGCGTTGAGGACGGCTCTGGTCTCAACGTCTCCTCAGCCTCGCTGAACGGGTGGGGTGGGGCGAGATGCACCTCGCCCCGTTTGAGGCGCGTCTGACGAAGAGAGCAACCTCAATCCATTGATGCCATCGCCCCGGGATGTTGTCCACGGAGGGTTGGCGACTGCAGAAAAGCCAAAAAAACTCCGCTGGTCAATCGACCGGCGGAGGTGCGTCTCTTCGTCAAAAGCGCAGGTCCTTCCTAGGAAGTCGACCAGCCCAGGCGCCATAGGTATTTGTTCCTGGTCGTATCCAGCACAATGGCGAGAGGGGAGGCCTGCCCATGCGCCGTCATCGTTGGCTCTTGTTGATCGCAGCCCTGGCTTGCATCGGCAGCTTGCTGCTCTGGATTGCTGAGATCGATGTGGGGATTGAAGAGTCCCTCCCTACCCCGGCTCCTGTTGCTGCTCCCTCCAATCCATGACGGCTCTTTTCTCCCACTTCCTGCTGGTCTTCACCCTGGGGCTCTTTCATCTGGTGGGTCCCGTGCCGGAGGACCTGGGTGTGCAGAACGGCGCCCTCTCCCCCTGCCCCAGTCCGGCCCATTGCGCCCGCGTGGATTGGGCCGTGGCCAATCCCGAGGCGGCCCTTCAATCTCTGCTCCCGGTGATCCGGGCCACCCCGCGCACCGAGATCGTCGAAGAGGGGAACGGCTACCTGCACGCGACGGCCACGAGTGCCCTGTTTGGCTTCGTCGACGATCTCGAGCTCTACGCCGATCCCAATGCTGGGGTGCTTCAGGCCCGCTCGGTCTCACGTCTGGGCGATTCGGACCTGGGTGTGAATGCGAAGCGCCTGCAGGATCTGGCGGATCAACTCAAGGATTGAGGCACTCTTCCGCCCAGTCCTGATCCAGCCGCCAGCGGCGACGCCGGTGGGGGTGACCCACCAGCTCCAGCAACTCCACCTGCTGGATCTCGATCCGCACCAATTCAAAGGTCTCCGGTAGCGGGACCGCATCGCCGAGGGCCTCGGGAAAGTCCCCCAGGGGATCAAAGGGGGCTCCGGGTTGGGGCCAGCCCCAGAGACTCCGCGCTCCGGGATGGAGTTGTTGCCAGTGTTGGCTGCGGGCGGACTGATCGTCGTCGGCGTTCAGGAGGAGGCGATGCCCCCTAATCCGAAATTGTGATTTCGCCTTGGGCAGAAGCCAGCAGAGCTCCAGCCTGGGTTCAGCGCTGAGTTCAGCGCTCTTCTCGCTGCGTCGATCCGTGAGCAGATCCAGTTGGCAGGCTCCGGCCCAGCCGCGGAAGACGAGCGTGCGCACCCGAGGCGCCCCATCGCTTCCGAGGGTGGCCAATTGGAGCCATCGGGCCTGGGGAGACCTCCCTTCCCGCTGCCGCGCTCCGCGCAGGAGCGGCCTCCAGGGCGGCAGAGCATCACTCATGCCGCGGACTCGCAGCGGTAATGGGCGATCTCGCCGCCGCCGCGCCGGCGCTCAGCAAAGTCAGGCTTGGCTGGATCGGCGGCCTGCCACCACCAGCGCCCATCGGTGTAACTCGGGGCCCCGGCGTTGTTGGTGCGGGGCAGTTGCAGGCTCACGCCTCGCCACTCGATCACGACAAAGGCACCAGGAACGGTCCCGCCCGCGCTGTTGGGAATTCCGCTGGCATCCACGGCGCCCTGGTGCACTTCGGCGCTCAACGGATCGCCCTCACAGAGGTATTGCGTGGCGCTGGCCTGCAGCGGCCAGAGCAACAGCAGCAAGGCCATTGCCAGATGGAGTAACGCGGTCACGGCAGCGGCACAGCGGAGATCAGGATGGCGCAATGACCCTGGTGCTCGTGTACGACGGCGGCTGCCCCTTTTGCAGTCATTTCGCCCTGCGCTCAGAGCTGGTGGGCGGGCTGCCGGGACTGGAGATCCGCGATGGGCGCGCTGATCACGCCCTGCGCACTGAGCTCAAGCGCCGTGGCCTGGACCTGGCCCGCGGTGCGGTGGTGCTGGAGGGGGACCAGGCCTGGCATGGGGCCGAGGCGATCGCCCAACTCTGCGGCCGGCTGCGCCCGAGTGATCCCCTGCTGGCCTTGCTGCGTCAGCTCTTTGCCGCTCCGCCCCAGGCCCGCCGCCTCTATCCCCTTCTGCTCTGGGCACGCCGGCGGGCCTTGCAATGGAAAGGCCTGCCTGAGGACCCCGATCAAGGGGTGCCTCGGCAGGCCGGCAAGAGCTGATCTCAGCGGAGATCAGGCAACAGCAGCAGCAGCGCGATCGAAGTAGGTGCCGATCTCGCTCATCAGAGCGGAGCAGTCGCCGGGGGTGATGCCGTTGCGATCGTTAGCGATCGAGATGGCAGCGTCCTTCATCTTGCGGATGCCTTCAGCCACGGAAGCGCCAGGAACGCCCAGGGCCAGGTAGGTCTCACGCAGGCCGTTCAGGCAGCGGTCTTCCAGCACGGAAGCGTCGCCGGTGAACACGGCGTAGGTGACGTAGCGCAGCACGATCTCCATGTCGCGCAGGCAAGCAGCCATGCGACGGTGGGTGTAAGCGTTACCGCCGGGGGCGATCAGAGCGGGCTGCTCGTCGAACAGCGCGCGGGCTGCATTGGTGACGATGGCAGAAGCGTTGGAGGTGATGCGGTTCACAGCATCCATGCGCTTGTTGCTCTCGCTCACCATGGCGGCGAGGGCATCAATCTGACCAGCGTTCAGGAATTCGCCGCGGGCGTCAGCCTGGGCAACAACCTTGGTGAAAGCGTCGAACATGAACAATTGTGTTCTTGTCCTCAGAATGTAGGGAGGCCCTGGGCGCGAGCGTGAGCACTACGGTCAGGACGCGCCCAACGCTCAGGCATGCAAGACGTCGTTCAGGCCTATTACGGCAAGGAACTGCAGAGCACCGCTGATCTCAAGACCAGTGCCTGCTGCGATGCCGACGCGGTCCCCAACTGGCTCAAGCCCCTCTTAAGCCGGGTCCACCCTGAGGTGAGCAGCCGCTACTACGGCTGCGGTTTGGTCTGCCCGCCCCAGTTGGAGGGCTGCCGCGTGCTGGATCTCGGCAGTGGCAGTGGCCGCGATGTCTATCTGCTCTCCCAGTTGGTGGGTGCCTCGGGTGAGGTCGTCGGGGTGGACATGACCCCGGAACAGCTGGCGGTGGCTCGGGAGTACCTGCCGTTCCATGCGGAGCAATTTGGCTATGCCAACGTCCGCTTTCTCGAGGGGCAGATCGAGCGGCTGGAGGAGCTGGATCTGCAGCCCGCCAGCTTTGACGTCATCGTCAGCAACTGCGTCTTGAATCTCTCCACCGACAAGCCTGCGGTCTTGAGGGGTATTCAGCGGCTCCTGAAGCCCGGTGGGGAGTTCTATTTCTCGGACGTCTACGTGGACCGGCGCCTACCGGCGGCCGTTCAGCGTCATCCGGTGCTCTACGGCGAATGCCTGGGCGGAGCGCTCTATTGGAATGACTTCCTGCGGATGGCCCGCGGGGCGGCCTTCACGGATCCGCGCCTGGTGAGCGACCGTCCCCTGGAGATCACCGAGCCCCAGCTGGCGGCTCTGGTGGGTGAGGCCCGCTTCTACTCCGCCACCTACCGGCTCTTCAACATCCCTGAACTGGAGGATGCCTGCGAGGACCACGGTCAGGCCGTCATCTACCGCGGCTCCATCGACCAGGCGCCCACGCGACTGGAGTTCGACAAGCACCACAGCATCGAGGCCGGCAAGGTCTTCCCGGTCTGCGGGAACACCTATCGGATGCTGCACCAGACCCGTTTCGCTCCCCACTTCCAGTTCATCGGGGACTTTGATCGCCACTACGGGCTGTTTGAGGGTTGCGGTTCGGCCATTCCCTTTGACCAGCTCGCCGCTGTCAGTGCGGCGGCGAGCTGCTGCTGATGGCCTGGGCTCAAGCCTTGGCTTTTAACCGAAAAAGCCCTTGCTGTTGAGCCAGAGCCCTAAGCCCAGCATCGGTACGAACACGGCGCCAGCGATCTGGAGCTTGATGC encodes:
- a CDS encoding Nif11-like leader peptide family natural product precursor, yielding MSLDQLKAFLARLQADEALKQQVLAAATADDVAQIGLKLGFEFSGDELLRVSGKKFDRVTVHKNDMPGEYN
- a CDS encoding HPP family protein encodes the protein MVWDRIQSERQRGREYQPRFQQRQVIGAWLGALLAITALGLISLWSHYPLVVAPFGASTVLLFGHPSSPLAQPRNVVLGNTVAAIVSVACVMAFGDAPWVMGLAVAVTIALGQVLRCLHPPAGAVALLGVLLKAQPGFIWMPVLSGSLVMMLIAVAYSRLQPGAEHYPHHWL
- a CDS encoding peroxiredoxin-like family protein, encoding MTTPDLLLDALRSIPGMEPGSRRLVILMSQLGDFDSLEYAQALAPVLPRLEQAGIKTLAIGIGDEAGAERFCQFTGFPRGNLRVESEPRLHRALELYSGLQTPGGPWPGLLLMCAGIGSPGTLSEVLRGYTGDRSAPQRFESPLFRLAGGEGFQRPFELATVRLRNMTEVLGNWRTYVPRDDFITQRGATFLLESDDSLLYEHRDRGMLGFSATMSRPLSFLDPYLS
- a CDS encoding DUF1499 domain-containing protein — translated: MTALFSHFLLVFTLGLFHLVGPVPEDLGVQNGALSPCPSPAHCARVDWAVANPEAALQSLLPVIRATPRTEIVEEGNGYLHATATSALFGFVDDLELYADPNAGVLQARSVSRLGDSDLGVNAKRLQDLADQLKD
- a CDS encoding pyridoxamine 5'-phosphate oxidase family protein, with translation MSDALPPWRPLLRGARQREGRSPQARWLQLATLGSDGAPRVRTLVFRGWAGACQLDLLTDRRSEKSAELSAEPRLELCWLLPKAKSQFRIRGHRLLLNADDDQSARSQHWQQLHPGARSLWGWPQPGAPFDPLGDFPEALGDAVPLPETFELVRIEIQQVELLELVGHPHRRRRWRLDQDWAEECLNP
- a CDS encoding DCC1-like thiol-disulfide oxidoreductase family protein, whose amino-acid sequence is MTLVLVYDGGCPFCSHFALRSELVGGLPGLEIRDGRADHALRTELKRRGLDLARGAVVLEGDQAWHGAEAIAQLCGRLRPSDPLLALLRQLFAAPPQARRLYPLLLWARRRALQWKGLPEDPDQGVPRQAGKS
- a CDS encoding phycocyanin subunit beta yields the protein MFDAFTKVVAQADARGEFLNAGQIDALAAMVSESNKRMDAVNRITSNASAIVTNAARALFDEQPALIAPGGNAYTHRRMAACLRDMEIVLRYVTYAVFTGDASVLEDRCLNGLRETYLALGVPGASVAEGIRKMKDAAISIANDRNGITPGDCSALMSEIGTYFDRAAAAVA
- a CDS encoding methyltransferase domain-containing protein, whose translation is MQDVVQAYYGKELQSTADLKTSACCDADAVPNWLKPLLSRVHPEVSSRYYGCGLVCPPQLEGCRVLDLGSGSGRDVYLLSQLVGASGEVVGVDMTPEQLAVAREYLPFHAEQFGYANVRFLEGQIERLEELDLQPASFDVIVSNCVLNLSTDKPAVLRGIQRLLKPGGEFYFSDVYVDRRLPAAVQRHPVLYGECLGGALYWNDFLRMARGAAFTDPRLVSDRPLEITEPQLAALVGEARFYSATYRLFNIPELEDACEDHGQAVIYRGSIDQAPTRLEFDKHHSIEAGKVFPVCGNTYRMLHQTRFAPHFQFIGDFDRHYGLFEGCGSAIPFDQLAAVSAAASCC